A section of the Falco biarmicus isolate bFalBia1 chromosome 3, bFalBia1.pri, whole genome shotgun sequence genome encodes:
- the CEP85 gene encoding centrosomal protein of 85 kDa isoform X2: MAALEKHPDLRLQQDNPSDPSTNQKSHYLETDWKTPMLSVKFQSRVSRCSSVADSGDGGIGTSCSDSTEDFCNSNSSNGSSFQPIKTQVTIPTAHVMPSTLGASPSKLCSAGDQRCSQGTSETAMPGSAAENAALLRNGDFNAGKSSQVPPRDLLHLHGTSGENRFEQSWHPVSDHMRTEDAWKFDTPAIECTLNQSLFLDSLCTDPLHRFQKFNPNSGAAGAGKDHYKVLPESNQVAGANGVCEPQDRAWPSGSRLMPTGLQANNFFSKPVTPPSQAWMQEACTLHPHERVCELSAWKQQLEKVRLQVEQMQLQNGGAGHHPLMYSASLPTPDPAQWISILNSNENLLKEKELLIDRQRQHISQLEQKVRESELQVHSALLGCPAPYGDVYMLRMQELQRENTFLRAQFTEKTESLSKEKIELERKLAAAEVDAKLIRESLKETMQKHAEELKKQEERVKGRDKHINNLKKKCQKESEQNRERQQRIETLERYLADLPTLEDHQKQSQKLKESELKSATMQETVLALETELGDVRAAFREQKVQLETQKHKELELLSTVRSLQDKVQQCVKNTERRLPAQDGERQKIENDSLKKECDCLRKIVDKQQKKVEQLALEVKNLEEQVAQEEGTSQALKEEAMRRENALQQLRTAVKELSAQNQELIEKNLTLQERLRQAELITQPLPAETARLTQELHSELASCLQDLQSVYSIVTQRAQGKDPNLSLLLGICSAQYSAKEKDDLLSPDGLAKKLVEVKELHKEVQDLRTAISDRYAQDMGDNCITQ; encoded by the exons ATGGCTGCTCTTGAGAAACATCCAGACCTGAGGCTCCAGCAGGACAATCCATCAG atcCCAGCACCAATCAGAAGAGCCATTACTTGGAGACTGACTGGAAAACACCAATGTTGTCTGTGAAGTTCCAGAGCCGTGTCAGTCGCTGCTCAAGTGTGGCCGACAGTGGGGATGGGGGCATTGGGACCTCCTGTTCAGACAGCACAGAAG ACTTTTGCAATTCCAATTCCAGTAATGGTTCCTCATTCCAGCCCATCAAAACCCAAGTGACCATCCCAACAGCCCATGTCATGCCTTCTACATTGGGTGCCTCACCCTCcaagctgtgctctgcaggagaCCAGAGGTGTTCACAGGGCACTTCAGAAACTGCTATGCCAGGATCTGCTGCTGAAAACGCAGCGCTCCTGAGAAACGGCGATTTTAATGCCGGGAAGTCTTCCCAGGTGCCACCCAGGGATCTCTTGCATCTCCACGGGACTTCAGGGGAAAACCGTTTTGAGCAATCCTGGCATCCTGTTTCTGATCACATGAGAACAGAAGATGCTTGGAAGTTTGACACCCCTGCCATTGAGTGCACCCTTAACCAGTCTCTCTTTCTGGATAGTTTGTGCACAGATCCTCTCCATAGGTTCCAGAAGTTCAATCCAAActctggggcagctggggcaggaaaGGACCATTATAAGGTGCTGCCAGAGAGTAATCAAGTGGCAGGGGCTAATGGAGTCTGTGAGCCCCAGGACAGAGCGTGGCCAAGCGGGAGCAGACTGATGCCAACAGGACTCCAGGCCAACAATTTCTTTTCGAAACCTGTAACTCCTCCATCTCAAGCATGGATGCAAGAAGCCTGCACACTACATCCCCACGAGAGGGTCTGCGAGCTCAGTGCTTGGAAACAACAGCTGGAGAAAGTACGGTTGCAAGTAGAGCAAATGCAG TTACAAAATGGAGGCGCCGGCCACCATCCCTTGATGTATTCTGCTTCTCTGCCTACACCTGATCCAGCTCAGTGGATCAGTATCCTGAACTCCAATGAAAACCTACTCAAGGAGAAGGAGCTCCTCATTGACAG ACAAAGACAACACATATCCCAGTTGGAGCAGAAGGTCCGGGAAAGCGAACTGCAGGTTCACAGTGCTCTGCTTGGCTGTCCAGCGCCCTATGGAGATGTCTACATGTTGAGAATGCAG gagctgcagcGGGAGAACACATTTCTTCGAGCACAGTTCACAGAGAAGACTGAATCTCTCAGTAAGGAAAAGATTGAATTGGAGAGAAaactggctgctgcagaggtggaTGCAAAGCTGATCCGGGAGTCGCTGAAGGAAACTATGCAGAAACATGCAGAGGAGttaaagaaacaggaagaaagg GTAAAGGGAAGAGACAAACACATTAATaaccttaaaaagaaatgccagaAGGAATCTGAACAAAACAGAGAGAGACAACAGAGAATTGAGACCCTAGAACGATACCTGGCTGATTTACCAACCCTTGAGGACCACCAGAAACAGAGTCAGAAG CTGAAGGAATCTGAACTGAAGAGTGCTACTATGCAGGAAACAGTGCTGGCACTGGAAACAGAGCTTGGAGATGTCCGGGCTGCTTTCAGGGAGCAAAAAGTGCAGCTAGAAACCCAAAAACACAAGGAGCTGGAGCTTCTTTCCACAGTGCGCAG CTTGCAGGACAAGGTGCAGCAGTGTGTAAAGAACACGGAGAGACGACTCCCTGCCCAGGATGGGGAGagacagaaaatagaaaatgacTCTCTGAAGAAAGAATGCGACTGCCTCAGGAAG ATTGTGGACAAACAGCAGAAGAAGGTGGAGCAGTTGGCCTTGGAAGTAAAG AACCTGGAAGAACAGGTGGCCCAGGAAGAGGGGACAAGCCAAGCTTTGAAAGAGGAAGCGATGAGAAGAGAAAATGCGCTGCAGCAGCTCCGGACTGCTGTGAAAGAG CTTTCAGCGCAGAATCAGGAGCTCATCGAGAAGAACCTGACCCTTCAGGAACGACTCCGGCAGGCAGAGCTAATAACCCAGCCGCTGCCTGCTGAGACAGCCCGCCTCACCCAGGAGCTGCACAGCGAGCTGGCCAGTTGTCTGCAGGATTTGCAGTCTGTCTACAGCATTGTCACTCAGAGGGCTCAGGGCAAGGACCCCaacctctccctgctgctgggcattTGCT CTGCGCAGTACTCTGCTAAGGAGAAGGATGACTTGCTGAGCCCTGATGGACTTGCAAAGAAACTGGTGGAGGTAAAAGAGCTTCACAAGGAGGTGCAGGACTTAAGGACGGCAATATCTGACAGATACGCTCAGGACATGGGAGACAACTGCATCACCCAGTAA
- the CNKSR1 gene encoding connector enhancer of kinase suppressor of ras 1, whose product MGPPVPGAGKAVAGLDAAVQGYPFEAWGLSGPDLLGLSAGALEVLGVRCLGHQELLLEAVEQLRALDAGLASTSLRTLTEKLRELALGTQRLVLGGLQAGAACRPPPLTLLAHVVDLVGAAKGLFSWLNRYLFSTLNDFSATRDIILLCAQLAETLQVDCPAAERDSQIVRICQHIVGICESIVGCSPPALLDCRAVLQPVGLELPPGPWGSPSTSPHTPTLSPSPAESPPSSPDTPTPPSDPLESPPLLLTALLGLEITSTSSCLHFVSAATSQALAAHGGRILPGDEIVQVNEQVVVGWTRINLEKKLLEKTSGVTLVLKKIPLDLPGSPPSPRQQLLGAFLDAEDPPSTRSCECPGSPMSLTSSAAADLDSGPDSAPDPGTDEEEEENERDSRLPRVAVQGHHDGAAEEVVWETSTPPGTPCSPGTLGAAGPCAAELSPTAAPATGAGGTEPGQLPAEGSPQRGRRPKGVATRLSRRRVSCRDLGRVDCDGWLLKKKDHVGFMAQKWKRCWFVLKGHTLYWYHHPNDEKAAGLINVATYDLESTREQKKKYVFQLSHQRYKPFIFAAETLADLSMWVSRLITAKTQYTLAHQSVPDREEDCYSETEAEDPDDESPRRGCNSPRKRPQNTPEKTQLFSASGEPSSTASSPQGSPRPCSPMDPAGEDLECLMQCLKQGGVSLIGQQRFLTQEQCRKSFIRRNKNPHINEKVHMVRALQSTLKAKLAELQALEQLLSDAALTSEKFTRWKEEHQDLYQELREWWAGRLGEDPDGGLGAEHGPPEEAAEP is encoded by the exons ATGGGGCCGCCCGTGCCTGGCGCAG GCAaggctgtggcagggctggacGCGGCGGTGCAGGGGTACCCCTTCGAGGCCTGGGGGCTGTCGGGGCCCGACCTGCTGGGGCTGTCGGCGGGGGCCCTGGAGGTGCTGGGCGTGCGGTGCCTGGGGCACCAGGAACTGCTGCTGGAGGCCGTGGAGCAGCTCCGCGCCCTG GATGCAGGGCTGGCGAGCACCAGCCTGCGGACGCTGACGGAGAAGCTGCGGGAGCTGGCGCTGGGCAcccagaggctggtgctgggggggctgcaagCGGGGGCTGCCTGCCGGCCACCCCCCCTTACCCTCCTGGCCCACGTCGTCGACCTGGTTGGGGCTGCCAAGGGGCTCTTCTCCTGGCTCAACAG gtACCTCTTCTCCACCCTTAATGACTTCTCGGCCACCCGGGACATCATCCTGCTCTGCGCCCAGCTGGCAGAGACCCTGCAAGTG GATTGTCCTGCGGCTGAGAGGGACAGCCAGATCGTGCGGATT TGCCAGCACATCGTGGGCATCTGTGAGAGCATcgtgggctgcagccccccagcactgctggactgtagggctgtgctgcagcctgtggggctAGAACTGCCCCCCGGCCCATGGGGCAGCCCATCGACATCCCCCCACACCCCAACActgtcccccagcccagcagagagcCCTCCATCATCTCCTGACACTCCGACGCCACCCTCTGACCCCCTGGAGAGCCCCCCACTGCTCCTCACAGCCTTGCTG GGCCTTGAGATCACCTCCACCAGCTCTTGCCTGCACTTTGTGTCTGCAGCCACCTCGCAG GCTTTGGCTGCCCACGGGGGCCGCATCCTGCCCGGGGACGAGATCGTGCAGGTCAATGAGCAGGTCGTG GTGGGTTGGACACGCATCAACCTGGAGAagaagctgctggagaagaCGAGCGGGGTGACGCTGGTGCTGAAGAAGATCCCTCTCGACTTGCCTGGCTCACCCCCCTCTCCCAGGCAGCAG CTCCTAGGAGCATTTTTGGATGCTGAGGAtccccccagcaccaggagctgtGAATGCCCGGGCAGCCCCATGTCCCTGACCTCCAG tgctgctgccgaCTTGGACTCGGGGCCAGACTCTGCGCCGGACCCTGGCACTGAcgaagaggaggaagagaacgAGCGGGACTCGAGGCTGCCCAGGGTGGCTGTGCAGGGACACCACGACG GTGCTGCGGAGGAGGTGGTGTGGGAGACCAGCACCCCACCGGGCACCCCGTGCTCTCCGGGCACCCTCGGTGCTGCCGGACCCTGCGCCGCGgagctcagccccacagcagcccctgccacgggggctgggggcacagagCCCGGCCAGCTCCCTGCGGAG ggcagcccccagaGGGGACGCAGACCAAAAG GAGTGGCGACCAGGCTGAGCCGCCGGCGGGTCTCATGCCGGGACCTGGGCCGGGTGGACTGTGATGGCTGGCTCCTGAAGAAGAAGGACCACGTGGGCTTCATGGCCCAGAAGTGGAAGCGATGCTGGTTCGTGCTGAAGGGCCACACGCTCTACTGGTACCACCACCCCAAT GATGAGAAGGCTGCAGGACTCATCAACGTGGCCACCTATGACCTGGAAAGCACGAGGGAGCAGAAGAAGAAATA CGTGTTCCAGCTTTCCCATCAGAGGTACAAGCCCTTCATCTTCGCCGCAGAGACGCTGGCCGATTTGAGCAT gtGGGTCAGTCGCCTAATAACAGCCAAAACGCAGTACACACTGGCCCACCAGTCTGTCCCAGACAGGGAGGAAG ACTGCTATAGTGAGACAGAAGCTGAGGACCCCGATGATGAGTCCCCCAGGCGTGGATGCAACTCG CCAAGGAAGAGGCCTCAAAACACTCCAGAGAAAACCCAGCTCTTTTCAGCCAGCGGCgagcccagcagcacagccagcagcccccagggcagcccccggccctgcTCACCCATGG ACCCCGCTGGGGAGGATCTCGAGTGCCTGATGCAGTGCCTGAAGCAGGGAGGGGTGTCCCTTATCGGGCAGCAGCGGTTCCTGACACAGGAGCAGTGCCGCAAGTCCTTCATCCGCCGCAACAAGAACCCCCACATCAACGAGAAGGTGCACATGGTGCGGGCCCTACAGAGCACGCTCAAG GCgaagctggcagagctgcaggccctggagcagctgctcagcGATGCTGCGCTCACCTCAGAGAAGTTCACGCGCTGGAAGGAAGAGCACCAGGACCTGTACCAGGAGCTGCGGGAGTGGTGGGCAGGGCGTCTGGGTGAGGACCCTGATGGGGGGCTTGGGGCTGAGCATGGCCCCcctgaagaagcagctgaacCCTGA
- the CEP85 gene encoding centrosomal protein of 85 kDa isoform X1, with protein MGIAHAPVERCCCVPGERRQQELSRFSGTEKSYNNCKGFQSVAFVAVGMKQRCSWEEVLITHEILCYSEEQLMFHWIDKMAALEKHPDLRLQQDNPSDPSTNQKSHYLETDWKTPMLSVKFQSRVSRCSSVADSGDGGIGTSCSDSTEDFCNSNSSNGSSFQPIKTQVTIPTAHVMPSTLGASPSKLCSAGDQRCSQGTSETAMPGSAAENAALLRNGDFNAGKSSQVPPRDLLHLHGTSGENRFEQSWHPVSDHMRTEDAWKFDTPAIECTLNQSLFLDSLCTDPLHRFQKFNPNSGAAGAGKDHYKVLPESNQVAGANGVCEPQDRAWPSGSRLMPTGLQANNFFSKPVTPPSQAWMQEACTLHPHERVCELSAWKQQLEKVRLQVEQMQLQNGGAGHHPLMYSASLPTPDPAQWISILNSNENLLKEKELLIDRQRQHISQLEQKVRESELQVHSALLGCPAPYGDVYMLRMQELQRENTFLRAQFTEKTESLSKEKIELERKLAAAEVDAKLIRESLKETMQKHAEELKKQEERVKGRDKHINNLKKKCQKESEQNRERQQRIETLERYLADLPTLEDHQKQSQKLKESELKSATMQETVLALETELGDVRAAFREQKVQLETQKHKELELLSTVRSLQDKVQQCVKNTERRLPAQDGERQKIENDSLKKECDCLRKIVDKQQKKVEQLALEVKNLEEQVAQEEGTSQALKEEAMRRENALQQLRTAVKELSAQNQELIEKNLTLQERLRQAELITQPLPAETARLTQELHSELASCLQDLQSVYSIVTQRAQGKDPNLSLLLGICSAQYSAKEKDDLLSPDGLAKKLVEVKELHKEVQDLRTAISDRYAQDMGDNCITQ; from the exons ATGGGGATAGCACATGCCCCGGTTGAAAGATGCTGCTGTGTACCTGGAGAACGTCGCCAACAGGAACTCTCTCGTTTCTCAGGCACTGAGAAAAGCTACAATAACTGCAAAGGTTTTCAAAGTGTTGCCTTTGTTGCTGTGGGGATGAAACAGAGGTGTTCTTGGGAGGAGGTGCTAATTACACATGAAATACTGTGTTACTCTGAAGAGCAGCTGATGT TTCACTGGATAGATAAGATGGCTGCTCTTGAGAAACATCCAGACCTGAGGCTCCAGCAGGACAATCCATCAG atcCCAGCACCAATCAGAAGAGCCATTACTTGGAGACTGACTGGAAAACACCAATGTTGTCTGTGAAGTTCCAGAGCCGTGTCAGTCGCTGCTCAAGTGTGGCCGACAGTGGGGATGGGGGCATTGGGACCTCCTGTTCAGACAGCACAGAAG ACTTTTGCAATTCCAATTCCAGTAATGGTTCCTCATTCCAGCCCATCAAAACCCAAGTGACCATCCCAACAGCCCATGTCATGCCTTCTACATTGGGTGCCTCACCCTCcaagctgtgctctgcaggagaCCAGAGGTGTTCACAGGGCACTTCAGAAACTGCTATGCCAGGATCTGCTGCTGAAAACGCAGCGCTCCTGAGAAACGGCGATTTTAATGCCGGGAAGTCTTCCCAGGTGCCACCCAGGGATCTCTTGCATCTCCACGGGACTTCAGGGGAAAACCGTTTTGAGCAATCCTGGCATCCTGTTTCTGATCACATGAGAACAGAAGATGCTTGGAAGTTTGACACCCCTGCCATTGAGTGCACCCTTAACCAGTCTCTCTTTCTGGATAGTTTGTGCACAGATCCTCTCCATAGGTTCCAGAAGTTCAATCCAAActctggggcagctggggcaggaaaGGACCATTATAAGGTGCTGCCAGAGAGTAATCAAGTGGCAGGGGCTAATGGAGTCTGTGAGCCCCAGGACAGAGCGTGGCCAAGCGGGAGCAGACTGATGCCAACAGGACTCCAGGCCAACAATTTCTTTTCGAAACCTGTAACTCCTCCATCTCAAGCATGGATGCAAGAAGCCTGCACACTACATCCCCACGAGAGGGTCTGCGAGCTCAGTGCTTGGAAACAACAGCTGGAGAAAGTACGGTTGCAAGTAGAGCAAATGCAG TTACAAAATGGAGGCGCCGGCCACCATCCCTTGATGTATTCTGCTTCTCTGCCTACACCTGATCCAGCTCAGTGGATCAGTATCCTGAACTCCAATGAAAACCTACTCAAGGAGAAGGAGCTCCTCATTGACAG ACAAAGACAACACATATCCCAGTTGGAGCAGAAGGTCCGGGAAAGCGAACTGCAGGTTCACAGTGCTCTGCTTGGCTGTCCAGCGCCCTATGGAGATGTCTACATGTTGAGAATGCAG gagctgcagcGGGAGAACACATTTCTTCGAGCACAGTTCACAGAGAAGACTGAATCTCTCAGTAAGGAAAAGATTGAATTGGAGAGAAaactggctgctgcagaggtggaTGCAAAGCTGATCCGGGAGTCGCTGAAGGAAACTATGCAGAAACATGCAGAGGAGttaaagaaacaggaagaaagg GTAAAGGGAAGAGACAAACACATTAATaaccttaaaaagaaatgccagaAGGAATCTGAACAAAACAGAGAGAGACAACAGAGAATTGAGACCCTAGAACGATACCTGGCTGATTTACCAACCCTTGAGGACCACCAGAAACAGAGTCAGAAG CTGAAGGAATCTGAACTGAAGAGTGCTACTATGCAGGAAACAGTGCTGGCACTGGAAACAGAGCTTGGAGATGTCCGGGCTGCTTTCAGGGAGCAAAAAGTGCAGCTAGAAACCCAAAAACACAAGGAGCTGGAGCTTCTTTCCACAGTGCGCAG CTTGCAGGACAAGGTGCAGCAGTGTGTAAAGAACACGGAGAGACGACTCCCTGCCCAGGATGGGGAGagacagaaaatagaaaatgacTCTCTGAAGAAAGAATGCGACTGCCTCAGGAAG ATTGTGGACAAACAGCAGAAGAAGGTGGAGCAGTTGGCCTTGGAAGTAAAG AACCTGGAAGAACAGGTGGCCCAGGAAGAGGGGACAAGCCAAGCTTTGAAAGAGGAAGCGATGAGAAGAGAAAATGCGCTGCAGCAGCTCCGGACTGCTGTGAAAGAG CTTTCAGCGCAGAATCAGGAGCTCATCGAGAAGAACCTGACCCTTCAGGAACGACTCCGGCAGGCAGAGCTAATAACCCAGCCGCTGCCTGCTGAGACAGCCCGCCTCACCCAGGAGCTGCACAGCGAGCTGGCCAGTTGTCTGCAGGATTTGCAGTCTGTCTACAGCATTGTCACTCAGAGGGCTCAGGGCAAGGACCCCaacctctccctgctgctgggcattTGCT CTGCGCAGTACTCTGCTAAGGAGAAGGATGACTTGCTGAGCCCTGATGGACTTGCAAAGAAACTGGTGGAGGTAAAAGAGCTTCACAAGGAGGTGCAGGACTTAAGGACGGCAATATCTGACAGATACGCTCAGGACATGGGAGACAACTGCATCACCCAGTAA
- the ZNF593 gene encoding zinc finger protein 593: MRGQLGDGCHRVLGALGDGPWPPCPPRGRSRGLRTAVAQTHAAEGVACWPMGVAPRVMGVASRLVGVTSDPVSALRLTEGRGFRVVGGAGRAGAGLAASRACALRRAVRRGAAMSPRNGRRTGAHRAHSLARQLKTKRRRRDLDEIHGDLRPENAARLLRQEPDPDLPGCAQFYCLHCARYFVDLTSMKEHFRSKVHKKRLKQLREAPYTQEEAERAAGMGSYIPPKKVEVQTQPLEEVTEMETSS, translated from the exons ATGCGGGGACAGCTTGGGGACGGCTGCCACCGGGTGCTGGGGGCTCTTGGGGACGGGCCTTggcccccctgcccgccccggggtCGTTCCCGGGGTCTGCGCACGGCGGTAGCGCAGACACATGCCGCTGAGGGCGTGGCCTGTTGGCCCATGGGCGTGGCCCCCCGTGTTATGGGCGTGGCTTCACGACTCGTGGGCGTGACATCAGACCCGGTGTCCGCACTGCGCCTCACGGAGGGGCGTGGCTTCCGCGTTGTGGGCGGAGCGGGAAGAGCGGGGGCGGGGCTTGCGGCCTCCCGCGCCTGCGCACTGCGGAGGGCGGTGCGGCGTGGGGCCGCCATGTCGCCGCGCAATGGCCGGCGCACCGGCGCGCACCGGGCGCACTCCCTGGCCCGGCAGCTGAAGACGAAGCGGCGCCGCCGCGACCTGGATGAGATCCACGGGGACCTGCGGCCCGAGAACGCCGCTCGGCTGCTGCGGCAGGAGCCCGACCCCGACCTGCCGGGCTGCGCCCAGTTCTACTGCCTGCACTGCGC GCGCTACTTTGTGGACCTGACCAGTATGAAGGAGCACTTCAGGTCCAAGGTGCACAAGAAGAG GCTGAAGCAGCTGCGGGAGGCACCGTACACGCAGGAGGAGGCCGAGCGTGCCGCCGGGATGGGCTCCTACATCCCCCCCAAGAAGGTGGAAGTGCAGACCCAGCCGCTGGAGGAAGTCACCGAGATGGAGACGTCCAGCTGA
- the CEP85 gene encoding centrosomal protein of 85 kDa isoform X3, translated as MPSTLGASPSKLCSAGDQRCSQGTSETAMPGSAAENAALLRNGDFNAGKSSQVPPRDLLHLHGTSGENRFEQSWHPVSDHMRTEDAWKFDTPAIECTLNQSLFLDSLCTDPLHRFQKFNPNSGAAGAGKDHYKVLPESNQVAGANGVCEPQDRAWPSGSRLMPTGLQANNFFSKPVTPPSQAWMQEACTLHPHERVCELSAWKQQLEKVRLQVEQMQLQNGGAGHHPLMYSASLPTPDPAQWISILNSNENLLKEKELLIDRQRQHISQLEQKVRESELQVHSALLGCPAPYGDVYMLRMQELQRENTFLRAQFTEKTESLSKEKIELERKLAAAEVDAKLIRESLKETMQKHAEELKKQEERVKGRDKHINNLKKKCQKESEQNRERQQRIETLERYLADLPTLEDHQKQSQKLKESELKSATMQETVLALETELGDVRAAFREQKVQLETQKHKELELLSTVRSLQDKVQQCVKNTERRLPAQDGERQKIENDSLKKECDCLRKIVDKQQKKVEQLALEVKNLEEQVAQEEGTSQALKEEAMRRENALQQLRTAVKELSAQNQELIEKNLTLQERLRQAELITQPLPAETARLTQELHSELASCLQDLQSVYSIVTQRAQGKDPNLSLLLGICSAQYSAKEKDDLLSPDGLAKKLVEVKELHKEVQDLRTAISDRYAQDMGDNCITQ; from the exons ATGCCTTCTACATTGGGTGCCTCACCCTCcaagctgtgctctgcaggagaCCAGAGGTGTTCACAGGGCACTTCAGAAACTGCTATGCCAGGATCTGCTGCTGAAAACGCAGCGCTCCTGAGAAACGGCGATTTTAATGCCGGGAAGTCTTCCCAGGTGCCACCCAGGGATCTCTTGCATCTCCACGGGACTTCAGGGGAAAACCGTTTTGAGCAATCCTGGCATCCTGTTTCTGATCACATGAGAACAGAAGATGCTTGGAAGTTTGACACCCCTGCCATTGAGTGCACCCTTAACCAGTCTCTCTTTCTGGATAGTTTGTGCACAGATCCTCTCCATAGGTTCCAGAAGTTCAATCCAAActctggggcagctggggcaggaaaGGACCATTATAAGGTGCTGCCAGAGAGTAATCAAGTGGCAGGGGCTAATGGAGTCTGTGAGCCCCAGGACAGAGCGTGGCCAAGCGGGAGCAGACTGATGCCAACAGGACTCCAGGCCAACAATTTCTTTTCGAAACCTGTAACTCCTCCATCTCAAGCATGGATGCAAGAAGCCTGCACACTACATCCCCACGAGAGGGTCTGCGAGCTCAGTGCTTGGAAACAACAGCTGGAGAAAGTACGGTTGCAAGTAGAGCAAATGCAG TTACAAAATGGAGGCGCCGGCCACCATCCCTTGATGTATTCTGCTTCTCTGCCTACACCTGATCCAGCTCAGTGGATCAGTATCCTGAACTCCAATGAAAACCTACTCAAGGAGAAGGAGCTCCTCATTGACAG ACAAAGACAACACATATCCCAGTTGGAGCAGAAGGTCCGGGAAAGCGAACTGCAGGTTCACAGTGCTCTGCTTGGCTGTCCAGCGCCCTATGGAGATGTCTACATGTTGAGAATGCAG gagctgcagcGGGAGAACACATTTCTTCGAGCACAGTTCACAGAGAAGACTGAATCTCTCAGTAAGGAAAAGATTGAATTGGAGAGAAaactggctgctgcagaggtggaTGCAAAGCTGATCCGGGAGTCGCTGAAGGAAACTATGCAGAAACATGCAGAGGAGttaaagaaacaggaagaaagg GTAAAGGGAAGAGACAAACACATTAATaaccttaaaaagaaatgccagaAGGAATCTGAACAAAACAGAGAGAGACAACAGAGAATTGAGACCCTAGAACGATACCTGGCTGATTTACCAACCCTTGAGGACCACCAGAAACAGAGTCAGAAG CTGAAGGAATCTGAACTGAAGAGTGCTACTATGCAGGAAACAGTGCTGGCACTGGAAACAGAGCTTGGAGATGTCCGGGCTGCTTTCAGGGAGCAAAAAGTGCAGCTAGAAACCCAAAAACACAAGGAGCTGGAGCTTCTTTCCACAGTGCGCAG CTTGCAGGACAAGGTGCAGCAGTGTGTAAAGAACACGGAGAGACGACTCCCTGCCCAGGATGGGGAGagacagaaaatagaaaatgacTCTCTGAAGAAAGAATGCGACTGCCTCAGGAAG ATTGTGGACAAACAGCAGAAGAAGGTGGAGCAGTTGGCCTTGGAAGTAAAG AACCTGGAAGAACAGGTGGCCCAGGAAGAGGGGACAAGCCAAGCTTTGAAAGAGGAAGCGATGAGAAGAGAAAATGCGCTGCAGCAGCTCCGGACTGCTGTGAAAGAG CTTTCAGCGCAGAATCAGGAGCTCATCGAGAAGAACCTGACCCTTCAGGAACGACTCCGGCAGGCAGAGCTAATAACCCAGCCGCTGCCTGCTGAGACAGCCCGCCTCACCCAGGAGCTGCACAGCGAGCTGGCCAGTTGTCTGCAGGATTTGCAGTCTGTCTACAGCATTGTCACTCAGAGGGCTCAGGGCAAGGACCCCaacctctccctgctgctgggcattTGCT CTGCGCAGTACTCTGCTAAGGAGAAGGATGACTTGCTGAGCCCTGATGGACTTGCAAAGAAACTGGTGGAGGTAAAAGAGCTTCACAAGGAGGTGCAGGACTTAAGGACGGCAATATCTGACAGATACGCTCAGGACATGGGAGACAACTGCATCACCCAGTAA
- the SH3BGRL3 gene encoding LOW QUALITY PROTEIN: SH3 domain-binding glutamic acid-rich-like protein 3 (The sequence of the model RefSeq protein was modified relative to this genomic sequence to represent the inferred CDS: inserted 2 bases in 1 codon) has product MPGPAGPIGPRGHMPGGGGAAXAPSLLPSAPPSAAPSAGSGRDRSMSTLKVYSTSVTGSREIKSQQSEVTRILDGKNIKYELVDISQDNALREEMRVKAGNPKAIPPQIVNGDHYCGDYELFVEAVEQNTLQEFLKLA; this is encoded by the exons ATGCCCGGTCCCGCCGGCCCCATTGGTCCCCGCGGTCACatgccgggcggcggcggggccgc cgctccctccctccttccctccgcGCCTCCCTCCGCCGCGCCGAGCGCAGGGAGCGGCCGCGATCGCAGCATGAGCACCCTCAAGGTCTACAGCACCTCGGTGACCGGCTCCCGGGAG ATCAAATCCCAACAGAGCGAAGTAACCAGAATCCTCGATGGGAAAAACATCAAGTACGAGCTGGTGGATATCTCCCAGGACAACGCTCTCCGGGAGGAGATGAGGGTGAAGGCAGGCAACCCCAAAGCCATCCCGCCCCAGATTGTCAACGGAGACCACTACTGCGGG GATTACGAGCTCTTTGTGGAAGCGGTGGAGCAAAACACCCTGCAAGAGTTCCTGAAGCTAGCCTGA